One genomic window of Tenacibaculum tangerinum includes the following:
- the purN gene encoding phosphoribosylglycinamide formyltransferase has protein sequence MKRIVIFASGSGTNAENIIKYFQSTKTAMVTHVLSNNQRAKVFDRCEKLGVDASLFDKESFIKDDTVLNFLLTEADFVVLAGFLWRIPSKIVAAFPNKIINIHPALLPKYGGKGMYGMHVHNAVKANNEAETGITIHYVNENYDEGAIIFQAKTAISSEDTPETIAQKIHELEYEHFPKVIEEVILQHE, from the coding sequence ATGAAACGTATCGTAATTTTTGCTTCGGGTTCTGGTACCAATGCCGAAAACATTATTAAATACTTCCAATCGACTAAAACTGCGATGGTTACTCATGTGCTTTCTAACAACCAGCGTGCCAAAGTTTTTGACCGCTGCGAAAAGCTTGGTGTAGATGCATCACTCTTTGATAAAGAGAGCTTTATAAAAGATGATACTGTTTTAAATTTCTTACTAACTGAAGCAGATTTTGTAGTTTTAGCAGGGTTCTTGTGGCGTATTCCTTCTAAAATTGTTGCTGCTTTCCCTAATAAAATCATCAATATTCATCCAGCTTTATTACCAAAATATGGCGGAAAAGGAATGTATGGAATGCATGTGCACAATGCGGTGAAAGCTAATAACGAAGCTGAAACGGGCATTACCATACATTATGTGAATGAGAATTACGATGAAGGGGCTATTATTTTCCAAGCAAAAACGGCTATTTCTTCTGAAGATACTCCTGAAACTATCGCTCAAAAAATTCATGAATTGGAATACGAGCATTTTCCGAAGGTAATTGAAGAAGTTATTTTACAACATGAGTAA
- a CDS encoding ribonuclease H family protein has product MSKKKKYYVVWKGKRTGVFLSWEACKKQIDGFTGAQYKAFADKNEAEIALQKSYNHYKGKDTKKANLSAEEKAKYGYPILESIAVDAACAGNPGMMEYRGVLTKSKKEIFKMGPFKNGTNNIGEFLALVHGIALLKNKKMDTYPIYSDSKIAMSWVQKKQCKTNIAFDSSNKDVLDLIKRAENWLQNNSFKNPLLKWETKAWGEIPADFGRK; this is encoded by the coding sequence ATGAGTAAAAAAAAGAAATACTATGTAGTTTGGAAAGGTAAAAGAACAGGGGTGTTTTTATCTTGGGAAGCCTGTAAAAAACAAATTGATGGCTTTACAGGAGCGCAATACAAAGCATTTGCAGACAAAAATGAAGCTGAAATAGCATTACAAAAGAGTTATAATCACTACAAAGGAAAAGATACCAAGAAAGCAAATCTCTCTGCGGAAGAAAAAGCAAAATATGGTTACCCTATTCTAGAAAGTATCGCTGTTGATGCTGCTTGCGCTGGAAACCCAGGAATGATGGAATACAGAGGTGTTCTTACAAAAAGTAAGAAAGAAATCTTTAAAATGGGACCGTTTAAGAATGGCACCAATAACATCGGAGAGTTTTTAGCCTTAGTTCATGGAATAGCTTTGTTGAAAAATAAAAAAATGGACACCTACCCTATTTATTCAGACTCTAAAATAGCCATGAGCTGGGTGCAAAAGAAACAGTGCAAAACAAATATTGCTTTTGACAGTTCTAACAAAGATGTTTTAGATTTGATAAAACGTGCTGAAAATTGGTTACAAAATAATTCTTTTAAAAATCCTTTATTAAAATGGGAAACCAAGGCTTGGGGAGAAATTCCTGCCGATTTTGGAAGAAAATAA
- a CDS encoding toxin-antitoxin system YwqK family antitoxin translates to MKKLVIAACILSVSFLQAQDMEPKFEKQGDLVKATYFYADGTVKEQGFFKNKKLTGTWTSFDKKGNKVAIGHYEAGKKVGKWFMWKEDGLKEIDFENSTIASVQTWKEETKIAVK, encoded by the coding sequence ATGAAGAAATTAGTGATAGCTGCTTGTATTTTATCAGTATCGTTTTTACAAGCTCAAGACATGGAACCAAAATTTGAAAAGCAAGGTGACCTAGTGAAGGCTACATACTTTTATGCAGACGGAACTGTTAAAGAACAAGGATTCTTTAAAAACAAAAAGTTAACAGGTACTTGGACTTCTTTTGATAAAAAGGGGAATAAAGTGGCTATAGGTCATTACGAAGCAGGAAAAAAAGTAGGCAAGTGGTTTATGTGGAAAGAGGATGGATTGAAAGAAATAGACTTTGAGAACAGTACTATTGCAAGTGTACAAACTTGGAAAGAAGAAACTAAAATAGCAGTTAAGTAA
- a CDS encoding dodecin family protein, translating into MAVMKVIEIMANSDKSWEDATKKAVKQASKSVKGIKSAFVRSQSVVVNDDEVTEFRVNLKVTFEVQ; encoded by the coding sequence ATGGCAGTAATGAAAGTTATTGAAATTATGGCAAACTCAGATAAAAGCTGGGAAGATGCTACAAAAAAAGCCGTTAAACAAGCTTCAAAATCGGTAAAAGGTATTAAATCTGCATTCGTTAGATCACAAAGTGTCGTTGTAAATGACGATGAGGTAACAGAATTTAGAGTAAACCTAAAAGTAACTTTTGAAGTACAGTAA
- a CDS encoding DUF1304 domain-containing protein, with amino-acid sequence MTILQHILVILVALIHLYILILEMFLWVRPKGIQTFGLKSKSFAEETKVLAANQGLYNGFLAAGLCWSVISQKIDVAIFFLACVFIAGVYGAYSTKKPRIFVIQSIPALLGIVSLVL; translated from the coding sequence ATGACTATCTTACAACACATTCTAGTAATATTGGTCGCTCTAATTCATTTGTATATTTTAATTTTAGAAATGTTTTTATGGGTTCGCCCTAAAGGAATACAAACTTTTGGACTGAAATCTAAAAGTTTTGCAGAAGAAACAAAAGTTCTAGCAGCAAATCAAGGTTTATACAATGGTTTTCTTGCTGCGGGTCTTTGTTGGTCTGTCATTTCTCAAAAGATTGATGTTGCTATTTTTTTTCTAGCTTGTGTTTTTATTGCTGGAGTTTATGGTGCCTATTCTACAAAAAAACCTCGTATTTTTGTCATACAGTCTATTCCTGCTTTGTTAGGAATAGTCAGCTTAGTTTTATAA
- a CDS encoding mechanosensitive ion channel family protein, with amino-acid sequence MDKYLEKFQELVVTYAPKAIMAILIYIVGSYIISLIIRATRKMMTKREVDTTLQKFLLNLLNWSLKILLIITVIAKLGVETTSFAAILASAGLAIGLALQGSLANFAGGVLIMLFKPFKVGDLIEAQGELGVVKEIEIFTTKLTGLSNREIIIPNGAVSNGNIINYSSEGTRRVDLVFGVSYDADIKQTKEVLMNVLTSHPKVLQDPAPTVNVSELADSSVNFAVRPWCNTEDYWTVYFDVTENTKIALDNAGIEIPYPHSVEIHKEG; translated from the coding sequence ATGGACAAGTATTTAGAAAAATTTCAAGAACTAGTGGTTACCTATGCTCCAAAAGCAATCATGGCGATTCTAATTTACATTGTAGGTTCTTATATTATTAGCCTAATTATTAGAGCTACTAGAAAAATGATGACCAAAAGAGAGGTCGATACCACACTACAGAAGTTCTTACTAAATTTATTGAATTGGTCATTAAAAATTCTCTTAATTATTACTGTTATAGCAAAACTAGGGGTTGAAACGACTTCTTTTGCCGCTATCTTGGCTTCTGCTGGTTTGGCAATTGGTTTAGCGCTACAAGGCTCTCTAGCTAACTTCGCTGGAGGTGTATTAATTATGTTGTTTAAGCCTTTTAAGGTAGGTGATTTAATTGAAGCTCAAGGAGAATTAGGAGTTGTTAAAGAAATCGAGATTTTTACTACCAAACTTACTGGTTTATCCAATAGGGAGATTATTATTCCTAATGGAGCAGTTTCTAACGGAAACATTATTAACTACTCATCAGAAGGAACACGTAGAGTAGATTTGGTTTTTGGCGTTTCTTATGATGCTGATATTAAACAAACTAAAGAGGTTTTAATGAATGTTTTAACTTCGCACCCTAAGGTACTACAAGATCCTGCCCCTACGGTTAATGTATCTGAGTTAGCTGATAGCTCGGTAAATTTTGCAGTAAGACCATGGTGTAACACAGAGGATTACTGGACGGTTTACTTTGATGTGACTGAAAATACTAAAATTGCTCTAGATAATGCTGGAATTGAAATTCCATATCCTCACTCTGTTGAGATTCATAAAGAAGGCTAA
- the tsaB gene encoding tRNA (adenosine(37)-N6)-threonylcarbamoyltransferase complex dimerization subunit type 1 TsaB: MVAILNIETATKNCSVSIASDGEILAIQELNDGNYSHAEKLHPFIQQVIKEAKLSFDEIDAIAVSKGPGSYTGLRIGVSAAKGLCFALGKPLIAVETLQSLACKVHVDEGLIVPMLDARRMEVYAAVYNANYEQVREIKAEIINNDSFKEYLSQGKVYFIGDGTAKCKEVITHKNAVFIDREFPSAKEMANRSFDKYKKNDIEDVAYFEPFYLKDFVATPEK; the protein is encoded by the coding sequence TTGGTAGCAATCTTAAATATAGAAACAGCGACTAAAAATTGCTCGGTAAGTATCGCAAGCGATGGTGAAATTTTGGCAATACAAGAGCTAAACGATGGCAATTATTCGCATGCAGAAAAATTGCATCCGTTTATTCAACAAGTAATAAAAGAAGCTAAACTTTCTTTTGATGAAATAGATGCGATTGCGGTGAGTAAAGGTCCAGGTTCTTACACAGGATTGCGTATTGGAGTTTCTGCAGCAAAAGGACTCTGTTTTGCTTTAGGGAAGCCTTTAATTGCGGTAGAAACATTACAGTCTCTGGCATGTAAGGTGCATGTTGATGAAGGACTTATTGTGCCGATGCTCGATGCACGTCGTATGGAAGTATATGCAGCTGTTTATAACGCAAATTACGAACAGGTAAGAGAAATTAAAGCCGAAATTATCAATAATGACTCTTTTAAAGAGTACTTATCGCAAGGAAAAGTATATTTTATTGGAGATGGAACAGCGAAGTGTAAAGAAGTAATTACACATAAAAATGCAGTTTTTATTGATAGAGAGTTTCCTTCAGCAAAAGAAATGGCAAATAGAAGTTTTGATAAATACAAAAAAAACGACATCGAAGATGTCGCTTATTTTGAGCCTTTTTATTTAAAAGATTTTGTGGCTACGCCAGAAAAATAA